A genomic window from Streptomyces brevispora includes:
- a CDS encoding LysR family transcriptional regulator, which translates to MDTEVLRSFVRAAEFGQLRHAADELGVTQQAVSKRIAALERTLGVRLFTRTARGVELTLNGQAFLPHARSIVAGVERAVAAVRPGSRALRVDVLGLRSAQALVLHDYWRSHPETDLDVVTLRVNDPRVAAAAVEAGDVDASFRTVTDPDALPPGVHMIHAFDSPLELLVGPKHPLASARELTPSQLRGHRIWVPGIAPLSEWSDFYDQLATDFDLRIDAAGPHFGDEVLLDALAESAQVATLVGARDRYVWPPDHDLRRIPVVNPTLVYPLSLILPGANPHPGLRGIVTHLKGLPGLPGPVWRPTWATTPQRDDSGIGSARGSRPRQR; encoded by the coding sequence GTGGACACCGAGGTATTGCGATCGTTCGTCCGGGCTGCCGAGTTCGGACAGCTGCGGCACGCGGCCGACGAACTGGGCGTGACGCAGCAGGCGGTCTCCAAGCGGATCGCCGCCCTGGAGCGCACGCTGGGAGTCCGGCTGTTCACCCGGACCGCCCGAGGGGTGGAGCTGACGCTCAACGGCCAGGCCTTCCTCCCGCACGCACGGAGCATCGTCGCGGGTGTCGAGCGTGCCGTCGCCGCGGTCAGGCCGGGCTCACGGGCCCTCCGGGTCGACGTTCTCGGCCTGCGAAGCGCGCAGGCCCTTGTGCTGCACGACTACTGGCGGTCGCATCCCGAGACCGACCTCGACGTGGTGACCCTCCGGGTCAACGACCCCCGCGTGGCGGCCGCCGCCGTCGAAGCGGGCGATGTCGACGCCTCGTTCCGCACCGTCACCGACCCGGACGCGCTGCCGCCCGGCGTGCACATGATTCACGCCTTCGACTCCCCGCTGGAACTCCTGGTCGGCCCGAAACATCCGCTCGCCTCCGCGCGAGAGCTGACGCCGTCGCAGTTGCGCGGGCACCGGATCTGGGTGCCGGGCATCGCGCCGCTGAGTGAGTGGTCGGACTTCTACGACCAGCTCGCCACCGACTTCGACCTGCGCATCGACGCGGCCGGCCCGCACTTCGGGGACGAAGTGCTCCTGGACGCCCTCGCGGAATCCGCGCAGGTGGCCACCCTCGTTGGGGCGCGCGACCGGTACGTCTGGCCGCCGGACCACGACCTGCGTCGCATCCCTGTGGTGAATCCGACGCTCGTGTACCCGCTCTCGCTCATCCTCCCCGGAGCGAATCCGCATCCAGGGCTCCGTGGAATCGTCACCCACCTCAAAGGCCTGCCGGGGCTCCCCGGGCCGGTCTGGCGCCCAACCTGGGCAACGACGCCACAGCGCGACGACAGTGGCATCGGGAGTGCTCGCGGGTCCCGACCCCGGCAGAGGTGA
- the glnA gene encoding type I glutamate--ammonia ligase, translating to MDKQQEFVLRTLEERDIRFVRLWFTDVLGYLKSVAVAPAELEQAFDEGIGFDGSAIEGFARVYESDMIAKPDPATFQILPWRAEAPGTARMFCDILMPDGSPSFADPRYVLKRILAKTSDLGFTFYTHPEIEFFLLKDKPVDGSRPTPADSSGYFDHTPQNVGMDFRRQAITMLESMGISVEFSHHEGAPGQQEIDLRYADALSTADNIMTFRLVMKQVALEQGVQATFMPKPFSEYPGSGMHTHLSLFEGDRNAFYESGAEYQLSKVGRSFIAGLLTHAAEISAVTNQWVNSYKRIWGGSSRAAGAGGEAPSYICWGHNNRSALIRVPMYKPGKTGSARVEVRSIDSGANPYLTYAVLLAAGLKGIEEGYELPAGADDDVWALSDAERRAMGIEPLPQNLGEAISLMEKSELVAETLGEHVFDFFLRNKKQEWEEYRSEVTAFELKALLPVL from the coding sequence ATGGACAAGCAGCAGGAATTCGTCCTCAGGACACTTGAGGAGCGCGACATCCGGTTCGTACGGCTGTGGTTCACCGACGTGCTCGGTTACCTCAAGTCCGTGGCCGTGGCCCCTGCCGAGCTGGAGCAGGCGTTCGACGAGGGGATCGGCTTCGACGGCTCGGCCATCGAGGGCTTCGCCCGGGTGTACGAGTCGGACATGATCGCCAAGCCGGACCCGGCGACGTTCCAGATCCTGCCCTGGCGCGCGGAGGCCCCCGGCACGGCCCGGATGTTCTGCGACATCCTGATGCCGGACGGTTCGCCGTCCTTCGCCGACCCGCGCTACGTGCTCAAGCGCATCCTGGCCAAGACCTCCGACCTGGGCTTCACCTTCTACACCCACCCGGAGATCGAGTTCTTCCTGCTGAAGGACAAGCCGGTGGACGGCAGCCGCCCGACCCCCGCGGACAGCTCCGGCTACTTCGACCACACCCCGCAGAACGTCGGGATGGACTTCCGCCGCCAGGCGATCACGATGCTCGAATCGATGGGCATCTCGGTCGAGTTCAGCCACCACGAGGGAGCCCCCGGCCAGCAGGAGATCGACCTGCGGTACGCGGACGCGCTCTCCACCGCCGACAACATCATGACGTTCCGCCTGGTCATGAAGCAGGTCGCGCTGGAGCAGGGCGTGCAGGCGACGTTCATGCCGAAGCCGTTCTCGGAGTACCCCGGCTCGGGCATGCACACCCACCTCTCCCTCTTCGAGGGCGACCGCAACGCGTTCTACGAGTCCGGCGCCGAGTACCAGCTCTCCAAGGTCGGCCGCTCCTTCATCGCGGGCCTGCTCACGCACGCCGCGGAGATCTCCGCCGTGACCAACCAGTGGGTCAACTCCTACAAGCGCATCTGGGGCGGCTCCTCCCGCGCCGCGGGCGCCGGCGGCGAGGCCCCCTCGTACATCTGCTGGGGCCACAACAACCGCTCCGCGCTGATCCGGGTCCCGATGTACAAGCCCGGCAAGACCGGCTCGGCCCGTGTCGAGGTCCGCTCCATCGACTCCGGCGCCAACCCGTACCTGACGTACGCGGTCCTGCTGGCCGCCGGCCTCAAGGGCATCGAGGAGGGCTACGAACTCCCGGCCGGCGCCGACGACGACGTCTGGGCCCTGTCCGACGCCGAGCGCCGCGCGATGGGCATCGAGCCGCTCCCGCAGAACCTGGGCGAGGCGATCTCGCTGATGGAGAAGAGCGAACTGGTCGCCGAGACGCTGGGCGAGCACGTCTTCGACTTCTTCCTGCGCAACAAGAAGCAGGAGTGGGAGGAGTACCGCAGCGAGGTCACGGCCTTCGAGCTGAAGGCGCTGCTGCCGGTGCTGTAG
- a CDS encoding DapH/DapD/GlmU-related protein, whose protein sequence is MSNDRLMRIHSPEFRAMSERVLRATELTSRLNVLPFADETGKAELFEQILGKPLPAKVTVHPPFYTDHGLHLDLAERVFINQNCTFLDYAGIRLGERVMVGPNVMFITVGHPVDPEERRGWLTGAPIDVAENVWIGAGARILPGVSIGRDAVVAAGAVVADDVPPASLVTGGKATVQRRW, encoded by the coding sequence GTGTCCAACGACCGTCTCATGCGCATCCACAGCCCCGAGTTCCGGGCCATGTCCGAGCGGGTCCTGCGGGCCACCGAGCTCACTTCCCGCCTGAACGTCCTGCCCTTCGCGGACGAGACCGGCAAGGCGGAGCTGTTCGAACAGATCCTCGGCAAGCCGCTGCCGGCGAAAGTCACCGTCCATCCGCCCTTCTACACGGACCACGGCCTTCATCTGGACCTCGCGGAGCGGGTGTTCATCAACCAGAACTGCACGTTCCTGGACTACGCCGGCATCCGGCTCGGCGAGCGGGTGATGGTCGGCCCCAACGTCATGTTCATCACCGTCGGCCACCCGGTCGATCCCGAGGAGCGACGGGGCTGGCTGACCGGCGCGCCCATCGACGTGGCGGAGAACGTGTGGATCGGCGCCGGTGCCAGGATCCTTCCCGGCGTCAGCATCGGCCGCGACGCGGTGGTCGCCGCCGGCGCGGTCGTGGCCGACGACGTTCCGCCGGCAAGTCTGGTGACCGGCGGCAAGGCGACCGTGCAACGCCGGTGGTGA